The genomic stretch GGACGCGATACGCCTGGCTGCCATTGGACAACGTGACGATATCGGTGGTGCGGGTGGGACCGGAATACGCAGTGCAGCCTGCGATCGCGGCTGCGCAGGCCGTCGCGGTGAAGATACGAAGGAACATGAGACTTCTCGCAGATTAGATTGGGGGTGGAGAGACGATAGTGAGTGCGTGTCTCGGCGCCAATCAGAGAAGTCTCAAAAAAGGTTCTGGCGGCTCGGGTTCCTCCTATTGCGACACGGGTTCGCCCGTAGGCGATGCTGTCGATTGTCCGCCTGAGCCCGCCGCCTGACCGGATGGCGATGGCGTCGCCACGCTCGCCGAACTGCTACGCACGAACGCCTTGAAGTCGGCGCCCGCTTCCCACGGGTTCGGCTTGCAGCCGAGCGAACTGTCGCAATGCGCAGCGAAGCCGATCGTCGACGTGCCGTCGTTATTCGGCGCCTTCGTGATTTCGAACGAAAGATCGCGCTTGCCGCCGTCCGGGCCGGCCGTCTGGATCAGCGTATCGGTCGAGGTCGAGACTTCATAACGGGAATGTGTGGTGACCCATGTATGCGCGCGCGCCCACCAGGCATCGCATTGACTCTTGCTGGTGCATGTCAGCGGCGCCGTGGCGATCTGCATCACGTCGGGATTGACCTGGCCTCGCGTCGTGCAGCCGGCGGCCACCACGCAAAGCGCGGCGATCAGATTTTTGTTCATAACCTGTTTCCTCCCTGGCATCTGTCCCAGCGGCAAAGCGCTGCGTTATACAGGGTTGGACCGCGGCGTCGCGGGGGCGTTTCATCCCCCGCGCACGAAGCAGGCGTGACGCTCGCCAACGCAAGCTCTGTCGCAGCAATTTCCGGCCCTGCGCCGCGCGCCACGAAAAAAGGGCAGCGTGAAAGCTGCCCTTTCGCCATTCGTCGGGCGCGAGGCTAGTGCCCCGAACACGACCGCATCAAACGCTGAAGCGGTTCAACGTATAAGCGCGGTATGCGGCGACGAACGCATCGAACGAACCGACTTCTTCACGTTCGAGCTTCGTTTGTTCGGCCAGCGATTTCTCGGCCAGCGCGGCAAACTCAAGCGCTTGCGCTTCGTCCAGCGGACGCGCGCGGAAATGCTCCGCATGCGCGACGCTTTGCGCGAGGCCGAATTCGAGGAAGCTTTGCTGCTTGTCGCGCATGATCTGCAGCACACGGGCAGACGGCGTCAACGATGCATCCGCGAGCTTCGCGCGTTGCGCTGCGACCGAGCGCGCGTGGCTGTCGTCACCGCGAATCGAATCGAGCACGGCCGCTGCGTGATCAATTTTCGCGAACAGTTCGTGGGCCCAGTCGACCATCTTCACGGGCTGTCCACCGCGCACCAGTTCGAGGCCCGGCTTGCGCCCTTCCATCGTCACGCGGCCGAAGTTCTGGTTGGCCTCGCAGTACGCGGGCGGCGGCAGCGTAGCGCTGTCGTCCAGCGCGCACACCAGAAGATATGCGTCGAGAAAACGCGCCGTTTCGAGCGCGATGCCCGTCGGTTCGAACGGGTCGATGTCCATGCAGCGCACTTCGACGTATTGCACGCCGCGTGCAGCAAGCGCATGCAGCGGGCGCTCGCCCGGATAGGTGACGCGCTTCGGGCGGATCGTCGAGTAAAACTCGTTTTCGATCTGCAGCACGTTAGTGTTGATTTGCACCCATTCGCCGTCGCGCTGCGTGCCGATTGCCTCGTATTGCGGATACGGCTGGCTCACGGCTTTCGCGAGCGCGTCGAGATAGCCGGGCAGCGTGTCGTAGTCGGCATGCAGCGCAGCTTGCGCGGTCGTGTTCGAATAGCCGAGATCGCTCATGCGCAGACTGGTTGCGTAGGGACGATAGAGCGTATCGGCGTCGAACGTTTCGAGCGTGTGCTGGCGGCCGCGCAGGAAGCGCCTGTCGAGTGCCGGCGACGCGCCGAACAGATACATCAGCAGCCAGCTCGTACGGCGGAAGTTGCGGATCAGCGCGAGATAGCGATCGGACTGGAAATCGACCGCATTGGCCGTCGATTTCTGGTCGGCGTGCAGCAGCCGCCACACTTCTTCGTTCAACGAATAGTTGTAGTGGATGCCTGCGATGCATTGCATCGTTCGTCCGTAACGCAGCGCGAGGCCGACGCGATACACGTACTTCAGCCTGCCCATGTTCGACGTGCCATAGTGCGCAATAGGAAT from Paraburkholderia phymatum STM815 encodes the following:
- the gshA gene encoding glutamate--cysteine ligase, yielding MPYTTSTRTTDALLHRLSVLTSGPQRDALAAGLRGIEKESLRVLSDGHLAMTQHPRSLGSALTHPSLTTDYSEALLELITPAEQDAAATIERLDTLHRFVYSAIGDELLWNNSMPGLLPEDDEIPIAHYGTSNMGRLKYVYRVGLALRYGRTMQCIAGIHYNYSLNEEVWRLLHADQKSTANAVDFQSDRYLALIRNFRRTSWLLMYLFGASPALDRRFLRGRQHTLETFDADTLYRPYATSLRMSDLGYSNTTAQAALHADYDTLPGYLDALAKAVSQPYPQYEAIGTQRDGEWVQINTNVLQIENEFYSTIRPKRVTYPGERPLHALAARGVQYVEVRCMDIDPFEPTGIALETARFLDAYLLVCALDDSATLPPPAYCEANQNFGRVTMEGRKPGLELVRGGQPVKMVDWAHELFAKIDHAAAVLDSIRGDDSHARSVAAQRAKLADASLTPSARVLQIMRDKQQSFLEFGLAQSVAHAEHFRARPLDEAQALEFAALAEKSLAEQTKLEREEVGSFDAFVAAYRAYTLNRFSV